From the genome of Nicotiana sylvestris chromosome 1, ASM39365v2, whole genome shotgun sequence:
ACATCACCGATTAGTATATATGCAGCATGTTGTATTGATATGAATTCAACTTATTGTATCAGTCAGTATTCAGCAtgatatatttatctatattcattaagttgtatttatatgtattcacCAAGTTATGTTCACATATTTTCAGCAGGTGTTTTTAGACCTTCATATTTATATGATATGTTGTATTGATATGTATTCAGCTGTATTTTGAATACGACTTTTGTATATAACTGATTGTAATAACAGATTGTCATAATTTGTATTCAAgtgtattttaatacatgtatTTAACATTCATAAATCATATTAACTCTCTGGTGTACTATATGTATTCCAGAAAGAATCATCAGTTCAATGTATTCAATGATTGTATTCATCTATATTCATATATAATGAAGATACAATGGTCGTATTAGTTACGTATTCAGATTTAATACACCAACTAAGTATATCCAAAATATATTCGAAATGACACCGGAATCTATAACAAATTGTTTTTCATTAATACAAGTCAGATTGTGAACTAATTTCAACGTGGAGCATTTCTACAAGAACGCTTATTATGTCATTCTTGTCCACATATGCTGCACGAATGCTGATTTTTCTTCTGCAGCAATTCAATGAAGGGCTTATCACGCTTCTTCTTTGGTCTTCCATTTGGGTGGTAATACAACTTCATCTGCTACATGTGCTGGTATATTCCATTCTTTCCGGTCCGGTAAAGGATACACGAGCACCTCATATGTCATTACAACAGactttggtttgtaataattagaGCAATAATCTTCTGGCATTAGAAACTTGCTCTTCAGGACATCCCAAGCGTGTGGGCACGGTAATTCGTCGATTTGGAAACGCCCACAACTGCATTTTTTCTCTAAAAGGCATACTGTGTAATGCCTTCCTTCATCGTTCACCGTATGCAAA
Proteins encoded in this window:
- the LOC104246379 gene encoding uncharacterized protein, with the translated sequence MYVVPSTEYLHTVNDEGRHYTVCLLEKKCSCGRFQIDELPCPHAWDVLKSKFLMPEDYCSNYYKPKSVVMTYEVLVYPLPDRKEWNIPAHVADEVVLPPKWKTKEEA